DNA sequence from the Sinomonas terrae genome:
ACGCCGAGAAGAAGGCGCTCGCCGGCGACGTGAAGGCCTCGTGGGGCGACCAGATGCGCTCGTACGTCCTGAACCCGTATCAGATGGTCAAAGACCTTCGCACGGAGCACGAGGTGGGCAACCCCGCGGCAGTGCTCGACGGCGATATCGACGACTTCATCGACGCCGGCATCCGCTGGCGGGCGTCGCAGCGACAGCTCGCCGAGAGCTAGTTCCAAGGCCGTCCGGCGACACGCCGCCACAACAGGTGGGCGCAAGCGGGGCCCCGTGCTTATAGTCGAGCAGCCGGCGCTCTCCGTCCCCGAGCCCTGCCCGTGCGCCGGGTGCTGGATGTCCTGCATCCAAGCCGGGCCGGAAGTGCCATGATCCGCTTCGACAATGTCACGATGGTCTACGACAAGAAGGCCAGGCCAGCGCTCGACTCGGTCTCGATCGAGATCGAGCGCAGCGAATTCGCGTTCCTCGTCGGACCGTCCGGTTCCGGCAAGTCGACCTTCTTGCGTCTGGTGCTGCGGGAGGACCGGGCCACCGCTGGAGCCGTCTTCGTCGCGGGCCAGAATGTCGCGAAGCTCTCCAGTTGGCGCGTGCCACGGCTCCGCCGCGGAATCGGCGTCGTCTTCCAGGACTTCCGCCTCCTGCCCCAGAAGACTGTGTTCGCCAACGTGGCCTTCGCCATGCAGGTCATCGGGAAGAACCGGAGCGTCATTCGGGAGACCGTTCCCGAGGTGCTCAAGACGGTCGGGCTCGAGGGCATGGGCCACCGCATGCCACACGAGCTCTCAGGCGGGGAGCAGCAGCGCGTGGCCATCGCGCGCGCCGTCGTCAACCGTCCCGGCATTCTGCTCGCCGACGAGCCGACCGGAAACCTGGACCCCACAACGTCGCAGGGCATCATGCAGGTGCTCGACAAGATCAACCAGAACGGGACCACGGTCGTCATGGCCACCCACGACGACGACATCGTCAACTCGATGCGCAAGCGCGTCATCGAGCTCGGGGAAGGCCGCGTTCTCCGTGACGAGGCCAAGGCCCTCTACACCTCGATGATGCCTGTCGTCCGTCCGCCTCGGCTGGGGGAGCCAGCCGAGGACCGCCCTAGCGTTTCGTCCCCCGCGGGTGTGGGCGAGGAGGAGATCTGATGCGCCTCGCGTTCATCCTCGGAGAGATTGCCAGCGGCCTGCGCCGCAACCTGTCCATGGTCGTCTCCGTCATTCTTGTGACGTTCGTATCGCTGACCTTCGTCGGTGCGGCGGGCATACTCCAGCTGCAGATCAACCAGATGAAGGGCTACTGGTACGACCGGGTGCAGGTTGCGATCTTCCTCTGCGGCCCCGGCTCAAGCTCGGCCGGCTGCGCGGGCGGGCCCGTGACCCCGGACCAGCAGAAGGCTCTCCAAGCCCTCCTCGACTCGCCCGCCGTGGCCCAGTACATCAGCGACTACCACTACGAGTCGCAGGCTGAGGCGTACCAGCACTTCAAGGAACAGTTCGCGAACTCACCGATTGTGGATTCAGTCACCCCGGACCAGCTGCCGTCATCCTTCCGGATCAACCTCAAGGATCCCCAGAAGTACCAGATCATCAGTGAGACGTTCTCGTCGCGCCCCGGCGTTGAGACGGTCATCGACCAGAGACAGCTGCTGGAGAAGCTCTTCTCAGTCATGAACGGCGCATCTGTCGTGGCGATCGTGATCGCCGCCGTCATGATCGTGTGTGCAATTCTGCTGATCGGCACAACGATCAGGCTCTCGGCGTTCAGCAGACGCAGGGAGACCGGCATCATGAGACTCGTAGGGGCATCGAAGCTCGTGATCCAACTGCCCTTCGTCCTCGAGGGGGTGATCGCCGCCGTCGTCGGAGCCGTACTCGCCTCCGCGACAGTGTGGGCGGTGGCGAAGTTCTTCCTCGGCGATGTCCTCGCACGGCAGTATCCGGACACGGCGTTCATCTCGCCGGCCCAGGCGCTCATGCTGTCTCCGCTCCTCGTCGGATTGGGGGTCGTGCTTGCGGGCATGTCGTCCATGTTGACGCTTCGCCGCTACCTGAAGGTCTGATATGCCGGCCACTTGCACCCCTGACGTTGGCCGGAAAGGGGCCGCGGTAGCCTTCCGCGGACCGGCCACTGTCGCCGCCATCTCGCTCGCTCTCACGCTTGCGGCCTCCGGAGCCGCTCGCGCCGATGACCTCGACGATCAGAAGGCCCAGCTCGCCCAGCAGGCGCAGCAGGTGGAGTCGTCCTTGGAATTCCTCGACGGGCGCATTTCACAGTCAGCCTCTGACCTCGCGACCTACCGGGCCCAGCTCCCCGGCGCGCAGCAAGAGCTCGTGGATGCGCAGGGGCGCGTTGCCTCAGCGACCAAAGAGGCGGACGCCCTTGCGGTTCGGGTCGACGCGGCGCAGCAGAACCAGGCGAAGATCACGCAGCAGATCGCCGACGATCGCGGCAAGGCGCAAGAGACGAAGAAGCTCATCGGACAGATTGCGACCCAGGCTTACAAGGCGGGCGGGGTTCCGTCCGACCTGAGCCTGATATTCGGTGACACGGGTGGCGGGAGCCTGACCGGGAGCATTGACCTTGCCGACCAGGCTCTCCGGAGTCAGAACGCGGCCCTTGAGCGGCTCTCGCAGCAGACAGCGGCAAACGTCAACTCCGAGGCTCGCCTTGCCGCTGTGGAGAGCGAGATCAAGGACCTCAAGTCTCAAGCAGATCAGGCCCTCGAGCGTGAGCAGGCGGCGCGCGACGACGCGGCGTCGAAGAAGGCCGCAGTGGACAAGCTCGTCTCGGACACGGATCGCCTGAACAAGGAGCTCGAGGCGCAGCGGCCAGCCATTCAGCAGCAGATCGCGGACGTCAAGCGACAGCAGGACCAGATCGCGGCGCAGATCGCAGACCGGGACCGTCGGTTGCGCGAGGCGTGGGAGGCCGAGCAACGCAGGCTCGCAGAGCAGAAGGCTGCCGAGGCGCGCGCTGCGGCCCTCGCAGCGGGGCGGAACAGCACAGCGGCCGACGCCGCGGCACAGTCCGTGCGGGACCAAGCAGTCCAAGTTGGCTCGCCGTCAGCGTTCGGCCTGCGTTACCCGTTCGCGGGCAACCCGCCCATCACCTCGGGCTTCGGATGGCGGGCGACGCCGCCGGGCACCATCGACTTCTTCGGCACCGGCGGCTATATGCACACCGGGATCGACTTCGGCGTCCGTTGTGGAACGCCGGTGTATGCGGCGGCCGCAGGAACCGTGACCGTGGGCGGCTGGACGAACGGCGGCGGGGGCTGGACGGTGATGATCTCGCATGGCGTGGTCCAAGGGAACTCGCTCACGACTGTCTACTACCACAACTCGAGTGTCACGGTCTCACCCGGCCAGTCTGTCAGTCAGGGCCAGCTGATTGCGTACTCGGGCAGCACCGGAAACTCGACCGGATGCCACGCACACTTCGAGACGTGGCTCAACGGCTCGGCGGTCAACCCGCTCACCATCATGTAGGTCCACTGCGATAGAATTCTGAGGTCTTCGGGAGCCATCGGCTCCCCATCGACCCGGACCCGAGCCCAGTGAGGAGGGACAGGCGTGCCCAAGGAAACCGGCCGCAAGGCAGTAGCAACCAACCGTAAAGCTCGGCACGACTACCACATCCTCGACACGTGGGAGGCCGGCCTGGTGCTCATGGGCACTGAAGTCAAGTCCCTCCGCGACGGGCATATCTCCCTCACCGACGGCTTCTGCACGTTCTCCAATGGCGAGCTCTGGCTCGAGGCGGTCAACATCCCTGAGTACACCCAAGGGAGCTGGACCAACCACTCGGCGCGCCGGCGTCGCAAGCTGCTGCTGCACCGCGAGGAGCTTGTGAAGATCGAGCACAAGGTCAACGAGCAGGGTCTCACCGTGGTCCCGTTGCAGGTGTACTTCAACGAAGGCCGAGCGAAGGTCGAGATCGCACTCGCACGAGGCAAGAGGGAATACGACAAGCGTCAGGCCCTTCGCGAAAAGCAGGACAACCGCGAGGCGCTGAGGGCCATGCGGGCCCGCAACCGTCGCTGAGCCGGATGGTGAGAGAGATCGGCGAAGCCGAAATGCCGACGCCTGACAGGAAGGGAACGTGGCAGAGCCGAGCCGTAGGGCGATGATCGCGATCGTCGTGAGCGTCGTGCTCGTCCTCAGTGGCATCGCGGCCGTCGTCGTTCCAGGCTTGCTGACATCGACGGCGACCCCGCCAACTGCCGCGCCGTCCTCGCAGTCCCCGAGCCCCGCCCCCAGCACCAGCACCCGCTCGCCGAGTCCCACGCCGTCGTCCACGGCGGCGCGGCCCGGCCCATCGCCGTCGGCCGCTCCGCCCCCTCCGCCACCGCCGCCGCAGAGCCGTGCGCAGCAGTTGCTCGCATCAATGACGCTCGAACAGCGTGCCGGGCAGGTCGTGATGACGAGCGTTCCGGTCTCTGGGCTCGATGCAGCCTCGCTTGCGGCGCTGGGCAGCGATCACATCGGCAACGTCTTCCTCAAAGGCCGGACGATGGCGGGGGCTGCTCCCGTGGCGGACGTCGTCCGGGCGGCGCGAGCCCAGGCCACTCCGGCGGCGACACTCGGCGTCGCTCCGTTTGTCGCGACCGATCAGGAGGGCGGTCAGGTCCAGATCCTTCGCGGCCCGGGCTTCTCCGACATGCCGTCTGCTCTCGCGCAAGGAACTATGGCGCCGGGGGCATTGCGCACCGCGGCCGCCGAGTGGGGGCGAGAACTGGCCGCCGTCGGGGTGGACGTGAATTTCGCGCCCGTCATGGACACGGTGCCCTCGGCCGCCTTCGCTCCTCAGAACGTGCCGATCGGCAGGTATCAGCGAGAGTTCGGCTTCACCCCAGACGATGTCGCGGCACACGGGGTCGCGTTCGCGGAGGGCATGGCTGACTCGGGCGTGGAGGCCACGGTGAAGCACTTCCCCGGACTCGGGAGGGTCACGGCGAATACTGACACCAGTACCAACGTCACCGATTCTGTGACCACTCGGAACGATCCGTATGTGGTGCCTTTCGCCGACGCCGTCCATGCCGGAGCCCCATGGGTGATGCTGTCCAACGCGTTCTACCCTGCAATAGACCCCAACAACTATGCCGTCTTCTCGCCAACCGTGATTCAAGGGATGCTGCGTGGAGACCTCGGATTCAAAGGGATAGTCATCTCGGACGACATCTGCGATGCCACGCAGGTCTCCGGCTTCCTGCTCGATCACCGTGGAGCGGACTTTCTGGCCGCTGGAGGCACGATGGTGCTCTGCTCAGACCAGACGCGCGCGCCGCTCGTATGGCAGGGAATCGTGGACCGCGCACGTTCCGATCCGGGATTCGCGAAGATCGTCGACGCCGCCGCCCTGGCGGTGCTCGAGGCGAAGGATCGCGCTGGGCTCCTGCCCCACTGATGCTCCTACGGAGGGGCGGGAATACCCGGCCGACGGAAGGCGCTATACTGAATGTTCCGGTCGCTGGGAGGTGTCCGGTCGGTTTGACAACCGAATAGGGGATGATCGGTTTCGACGGTGTTAGTCGAGACAGGTGAAGCGGGCCGAGGATGCAGAGTCATCTCGTCAAACGCTCTCTGCAAAACAATAAGTGCCAACTCTAAGCGCACTGACTTCGCTCTCGCTGCCTAAGTAGCGAACGAGTCCGTCAGCCCGGGAACGCTATCGTCCCGGATCCTGGCGTCGATTAGATAGCCACTGCTGGTAGCCCTCGTCATTGGGGCTGCTGGGACTTTTAGATGACTGGGCCTGGGTCAGCCACTTGTGTGCATGATGGCTGGGGCCGAGAAATCCCGAAGCACACTGCGCCCGGAGAAGCCCTGACAAAGCTGCATCGGACGGGGGTTCAATTCCCCCCATCTCCACATTCCACCCCCGGTCTTCGGGCCGGGGGTGTTTTGTTTTTCGGGCCACTCGGCGGCCGGCCGACTCCCTGATTGGGCGACTTCTTGGTCGGCTCCGCGAGGAAGTCTCCTTCTCGCACAGAAGTCACCCTCGAGCGCCCTTCTCGGCGACAAGGGAACTGCGAGCAAGCGAGTCGCGGCGTTGTGTCTGCCGACGGCGGCCCGGGGCGTTCCGCCGGCTGCTCAGCTAGGCGAGGTGGTCGCCGTTGAAGTCTCGGAATCCGTACGTACGAAAGCGGGGGGCGCGGCCGTTGTGATGGGACGCATTGTGCTTCTCGGCGCACGCACGCGCCTGATCCTTGTCAGGGAACACCACACCGTGCCGGTGGGCATCACAGATGCTCAGGTACGCTCGGCCCTCACTGCTGTAGACCGGGGTGACGAACGCCCCGCCTGAAGACTTCATCGATCTCCTCCTTCCTTCTCGGCTTACCCGATCCGCCCGCGCGCGAATCACCCGTCCACACCGCGCGACCCGGAAAGCTCCCTCGAACGGCAATCGGAACGGCGAGTGGCGAGACCAGCCTCTCGACCTCGACCTCCTACGGGGGCAGGATGAGCCTGTGACGACGCGCCGGTCTGGCCCCGATGAATCCGCGACCATGACCCAGAATCAGCGACGGGTTCTGTTCGTGGCGGTGTGCTCGAGCTGCCTCGTCATCCTCGACGGGAGTGCCGTCAACCTCGCGCTCCCGGCAATGGGCCGAGAGCTCGGCGGCGGACTCGCCTTCCAGCAGTGGGTCGTCGACGGCTACCTGCTCACTCTGGGCGCGCTGATCCTAGCCGCAGGCACCATCGCGGACCGCTACGGGCGCGCGCGCCTCCTTGAAATCGGGATCGTCGCCTTCGCCGTGACATCGATTGTCTGCGGCCTTTCGTGGAACGCATGGATGCTGGTTGCCGCCCGGGTCCTCCAAGGCACCGCAGCGGCGGTCGTGACCCCCAGCGCGCTCGCGCTCATCATGGCCTCTGCCGGCGGGGGAGTGCGGGCTCGAATGATCGGGCAGTGGACGGCGTGGACGGCAGCGGCCTCAGTTGCCGCACCGTTCATCGGCGGAGCAGCTGTGGATCTCGCGACGTGGCGGCTTGTCTTCCTCATCAACATCGTTCCTTCAGCCCTCATGTGGCATCCGCTTGCGGTCCTCCGGCGAGAAGCGCCGCCACCGGACCGGGCGGGCAGACTCGACGCGCTCGGGGCGGGGCTCGCCGTCGTCGGCCTCGGCGGCCTCGTCCTCGGCCTCATCGAGCAGGGGGCAGCGGGCTGGGCGAACCCCTTTGTGATCGTGTGCTTGGCCGTCGGCGTCGCCGGGTGCGTCGCGTTCATCGCCCGCCAGCACAAGGCAGCGGCGCCCATGCTCCCGCTGGGCCTCTTCCGTGAGCGGAACTTCGCGGCGGGGAATCTCGCGACCCTGTGGGCCTACGGCGGCCTAGGGATGAGCTTCTTCGTACTGGGACTGTATCTGCAGCAGCGGATGGGACTGCGCGCTTTCGAGGCGGGGCTCGGATTACTCCCCGCGACCCTCTGTCTCCTCTTCCTCTCTCCGACCGCGGCCCGGCTCGGCGCACGGATCGGTCCACGCCTCCCGATGGCCCTGGGCCCGGCGCTCGCCGCTTGCTCGTGCGGGTGGATGGCCTTCGAGGTACCCCCGCTCAACTACTGGCGAGACATCTTGGCGCCTGTCGTCCTGTTCGGCCTCGGACTCGCGCTCATGGTTGCGCCGCTCACCGCCGCAGTCCTCGGCGCGGTGCCGACGGAAGATTCCGGTATCGGATCCGCCGTGAACAACG
Encoded proteins:
- the ftsE gene encoding cell division ATP-binding protein FtsE, with translation MIRFDNVTMVYDKKARPALDSVSIEIERSEFAFLVGPSGSGKSTFLRLVLREDRATAGAVFVAGQNVAKLSSWRVPRLRRGIGVVFQDFRLLPQKTVFANVAFAMQVIGKNRSVIRETVPEVLKTVGLEGMGHRMPHELSGGEQQRVAIARAVVNRPGILLADEPTGNLDPTTSQGIMQVLDKINQNGTTVVMATHDDDIVNSMRKRVIELGEGRVLRDEAKALYTSMMPVVRPPRLGEPAEDRPSVSSPAGVGEEEI
- a CDS encoding MFS transporter, which gives rise to MTQNQRRVLFVAVCSSCLVILDGSAVNLALPAMGRELGGGLAFQQWVVDGYLLTLGALILAAGTIADRYGRARLLEIGIVAFAVTSIVCGLSWNAWMLVAARVLQGTAAAVVTPSALALIMASAGGGVRARMIGQWTAWTAAASVAAPFIGGAAVDLATWRLVFLINIVPSALMWHPLAVLRREAPPPDRAGRLDALGAGLAVVGLGGLVLGLIEQGAAGWANPFVIVCLAVGVAGCVAFIARQHKAAAPMLPLGLFRERNFAAGNLATLWAYGGLGMSFFVLGLYLQQRMGLRAFEAGLGLLPATLCLLFLSPTAARLGARIGPRLPMALGPALAACSCGWMAFEVPPLNYWRDILAPVVLFGLGLALMVAPLTAAVLGAVPTEDSGIGSAVNNAVARIASLVCIAAAGAIMGGKVDDAGFQRGLAASGLLLAASALSSALWIRNPARAETSVGEGGLSGDAASQAGD
- the ftsX gene encoding permease-like cell division protein FtsX → MRLAFILGEIASGLRRNLSMVVSVILVTFVSLTFVGAAGILQLQINQMKGYWYDRVQVAIFLCGPGSSSAGCAGGPVTPDQQKALQALLDSPAVAQYISDYHYESQAEAYQHFKEQFANSPIVDSVTPDQLPSSFRINLKDPQKYQIISETFSSRPGVETVIDQRQLLEKLFSVMNGASVVAIVIAAVMIVCAILLIGTTIRLSAFSRRRETGIMRLVGASKLVIQLPFVLEGVIAAVVGAVLASATVWAVAKFFLGDVLARQYPDTAFISPAQALMLSPLLVGLGVVLAGMSSMLTLRRYLKV
- a CDS encoding peptidoglycan DD-metalloendopeptidase family protein — encoded protein: MPATCTPDVGRKGAAVAFRGPATVAAISLALTLAASGAARADDLDDQKAQLAQQAQQVESSLEFLDGRISQSASDLATYRAQLPGAQQELVDAQGRVASATKEADALAVRVDAAQQNQAKITQQIADDRGKAQETKKLIGQIATQAYKAGGVPSDLSLIFGDTGGGSLTGSIDLADQALRSQNAALERLSQQTAANVNSEARLAAVESEIKDLKSQADQALEREQAARDDAASKKAAVDKLVSDTDRLNKELEAQRPAIQQQIADVKRQQDQIAAQIADRDRRLREAWEAEQRRLAEQKAAEARAAALAAGRNSTAADAAAQSVRDQAVQVGSPSAFGLRYPFAGNPPITSGFGWRATPPGTIDFFGTGGYMHTGIDFGVRCGTPVYAAAAGTVTVGGWTNGGGGWTVMISHGVVQGNSLTTVYYHNSSVTVSPGQSVSQGQLIAYSGSTGNSTGCHAHFETWLNGSAVNPLTIM
- the smpB gene encoding SsrA-binding protein SmpB codes for the protein MPKETGRKAVATNRKARHDYHILDTWEAGLVLMGTEVKSLRDGHISLTDGFCTFSNGELWLEAVNIPEYTQGSWTNHSARRRRKLLLHREELVKIEHKVNEQGLTVVPLQVYFNEGRAKVEIALARGKREYDKRQALREKQDNREALRAMRARNRR
- a CDS encoding glycoside hydrolase family 3 N-terminal domain-containing protein, translated to MAEPSRRAMIAIVVSVVLVLSGIAAVVVPGLLTSTATPPTAAPSSQSPSPAPSTSTRSPSPTPSSTAARPGPSPSAAPPPPPPPPQSRAQQLLASMTLEQRAGQVVMTSVPVSGLDAASLAALGSDHIGNVFLKGRTMAGAAPVADVVRAARAQATPAATLGVAPFVATDQEGGQVQILRGPGFSDMPSALAQGTMAPGALRTAAAEWGRELAAVGVDVNFAPVMDTVPSAAFAPQNVPIGRYQREFGFTPDDVAAHGVAFAEGMADSGVEATVKHFPGLGRVTANTDTSTNVTDSVTTRNDPYVVPFADAVHAGAPWVMLSNAFYPAIDPNNYAVFSPTVIQGMLRGDLGFKGIVISDDICDATQVSGFLLDHRGADFLAAGGTMVLCSDQTRAPLVWQGIVDRARSDPGFAKIVDAAALAVLEAKDRAGLLPH